A window of Bos mutus isolate GX-2022 chromosome 3, NWIPB_WYAK_1.1, whole genome shotgun sequence genomic DNA:
GTTTTTGTtagttaacattttctttaatgtGCTGGGTTCCCCACTGTTGTCGTGGTATTTTAACTAACTTCATAGAGGGGTGCAGGCCCCATTCCAGTGTGGAATCCAAGTCACTAGTCTTGGCCTGATTAGTGCTCAGAAATCTCCAACCTCCATGTGCGGTGAACTGTGTGTGTTATGATCAGGAAGGTGTCTGAACCCATCAGACTCCAAATTCCTGGAAGGCAACCACGGAATTGGTGCCTCTCTGTGGCCAGGTCTGGCACAGTGAGTTGGGGGTTGTGGAGGAGCACAgaagaaaggatttttaaaaaggctaatCAAGAATtgactgtgttaaaaaaaaaaaaaggaagaaaaagatcagTCAGATACAAGACGGCATCATTTTCCaaaaattagtcttttttttctataaaaggtatgagcatgtattatttttacaagaaaaaaacaaccatTCTCATTTTAAGGAACAGTTACAAAATGGCAAAGGTTTTGAAAGCAAACAGTCTTGAATTTGGCACTTAGaaaagttccttaacctctccaaaatccttttcttcatcttcaaatgAGCAAACCATTAGCACTCACCCCACTGTTGGAGTGAAGGCTGTTTGGAGAATTAGGTGAGGTTTTGTGTAAGGCAGTGCCTGGCATGACGTGAGCGGCCAACACATGCCCACTTTTAAAAggaggggatttccctggtggtccagtggttaggacttggtctGTCAACTGCTGTGGCCTGGATTCAacccctagtcggggaactaagatcccggaAGCTgggcagcatggccaaaaaacaaaaacaaagacttcGGGCTTTAAAACAAACAGCTTTAGTCGTTCCCATAGTCCTGCATAGCCTCCCctattgttaacatcttacatagcGTGGTACATAAGTTACAATTAATCAATCACTCTTGACGCTTTACTATCAACTGAGTTCTAAGCTTTATATTCAGAtttctttaggtttttttttttggtatgagaAATGGCATTctttattcataaataaaaatatgtaattacCAGAAATAGTTTACACGGCCAAAAGCgggcatcaaaaataaaataaaactgtcaaaagCAGAGCAAACTAAACAGCACACAACGAAGAGGAAATAACTCTACGTACTCTTCCCAGCGCTGGGCCGTGGGCAGCCAGCCTGGGCCAGAGTTCCTGCTCTGCGAAAGCAGCACAATGGGGCCGCCGACAGGGGAGGAGAGCGGAGCGTCCACGCCCGCGGTGCACACACAGCTGTGCGCCCTCCTGCTCGGGCAGCTGTTGCACCCACAGCCCAACCTGCCTGACCCTTGGGATagatttctttagttttaaaCCAGTGTCCTTTTCCTGTTTCAGGGTTACACATCCACTTTGATTGTTTTTTTATTACCATTCTCGTTTTTGTTGTACAGACACTTAGCAAACgcctctccccagcccttcccTTTCTGGGTAGGAGCTATGTAGGTGTTGAAACTTGTTTTCTTAGCCTCTTAACAGGAAGCAGGGAACAGAGCTCAACCTGCAGGCTGCGTCCTGCCCCAGGGCTGAGAAACGTGgtgggcacgtgtgtgtgtgtgtgtgtgtgtgtgtgtgttggggcgaTGGGGTGGGGGAAGTGTGGGTGTGGCAGGGATGGGCGTTCTGTTTCAGGCTGAGCGGGGGGTGGCAGGTGGCATGTGCCATGGGTGCAATCTGAGCTGCCTTCATTGCAGTCAAAGCCACAGGTCTGAAGCTTCTCTTGAGCAACAGAGTATTGACCAGGGCTCAGCCCAAGATGAATCAGAGATGTTTCTTCACCAGAGGTCAAAGGTGCAGCCTGATTTATAAAAACCTCCCTACCCCAGGGCTCCTCACCACTGCTGTGCACTCTCCTGGCATTCCACACTTCTGTGCAGAGGGGTAAGTGTCCTTTCCTCGACTCAGCCCTCGGGGATCACTTGGCAGGATGGTGGGAGCCACAACTCACTGCCCTCTGAACCCCCTCTGGCTGACTGCATTTTGGGACCAAGGGTACCAGCTCTTGCTCTGATAGGAAGACCCAGTCTCAGGACTTGGGAATGGCCAAGGTGGGAGGGGTGGCCGGCATGTGGAAGAACCCTAAAGTACCGTCACTTGGGGAAAGGAAACAGCCTGGCAACCACAGAACCCTTCCCAGGTGAGCCTGAGTGACCAGCACTCTCTGAATTATACTCCCCAGGAGACGGGGGCCCACGGAACAGGTGGCAGTTAGGGCTGATTCTTTGATACTTTAGGTGGTATCCTATGTCCTTCTCCCCTATTCTATCCACAAATAAGAACATTCACCGTGGGTCAAACAGAGCAGCAGACCCGGGATAGTAGCCCTTGTCTAAACCATTAATGAGGAAGGAGGAGACAGTGGAAGCGTGGGGCTGGGGAGGCGCTGCTCTAGACCTCCCTTGTCTCCTGAAGGTGAACGTAGTTTGGTAAAATGACTAAgctggaagatcacctggagggaATCATCAACATCTTCCACCAGTACTCCGTTCGGGTGGGGCATTTCGACACCCTCAACAAGCGTGAGCTGAAGCAGCTGATCACAAAGGAACTTCCCCAAACCCTCCAGGTATGGGAGGCCCCTCTCTTGGCAGTTTCCCACCCCCTTGCGCTGAGGGCAGTGGTCTGAAGGATGATGGTGGGGGCAAGGACTGGGGTGGGTTCACCCCAGTTTGTGCTTCCAAGGAtgttccccagcccctcccagctgtGGTACAAGGGGCCCACCGCTCTCTCTGAATAGCTCTCTCCATCACCTTAGATCATGCCTTCCTTTCTCTGTAAAGTggagagaggcagggctgggcggGGTTGGATTATTGAACTATACAACATCTTCTAGGTTAAGACTTGGTTCTAGGATGGCTTAAGACAGCTGCTTCTGTCTGCCTTTCATTTTCTCATATTGGATTCTCCCACATAGTTTTGGATCATGAGTTACTGTTCCCTGGCTGCCCTGGGCTGAGTTCTGAGGGATGCGAGGCCTAAAGAAAGGGGAACTCACTGACCCTGCTTTCTCTTCTCCCAGAACACCAAAGATCAACCTACCATTGACAAAATATTCCAAGACCTGGATGCCGATAAAGACGGAGCCGTCAGCTTTGAGGAATTCGTAGTCCTGGTGTCCAGGGTGCTGAAAACAGCCCACATAGATATCCACAAAGAGTAGGAAGCTCTTTCCAGCAATGTCCCCAAGAAGACTTACCCTTCTCCTCCCTGAGGCTGCCTTACCTGAGGGAAGAGAGAATTAATAAACGTACTTTGGCAAAGTTCTTAGCAGAatctgtgtcctttttttttcttttaccaaacTTGATCCTTCCTCACCCCTGCTGTTCTGACAAGCCCCGTTTAGACCTCCGAGACCCGCTTCTCTGTCTGCTCGTTTGTTCACCAACAATTTATTAAATCTCTCTAATTTgttcatgtattcatttatttaacaaatatttagtgagcaTCTATAATAGCCAGAGATCAAAGACATGAAGTCCTCATCCTTCTGGGGTTTTCATTCTAATAGGGAGGGAATTGAAGATGAACCAACCGACAAACGACTAAGTATTAGCAGGCCAGTGCATCCTGTGATACACTGGTAGGTAATGAAAAGAGATATGTAGAAACCTAAAGCAAAGGAATATAGGGTAGAGGGAAGGACAGGGTTCCTGGTTTAAATATGTTGACAGAGGGATGCATTTGGGCAGAGATCTGCAAAGGATGCAAAAGCTGCAAAAGATCCACAGCTTGCGGATGTCTGGGGTCAAGAGTCCTGTAGAGGGAGGTCGAGGCCCTGAGACAGGTTCGAGCCTGACCTGCCCGATGGCCAGCACGATGGCGGGTGCAGAGCTGAGGCAGGGCTGGTGGGAGATGAGCGCCTGCAGGAAGCAGGTGTAGGGAGCAGGGGCTTACAGTCTGTGGGGAGGACCTTGGACTTGGTGCCAAGTGTGCTAAGGAGTCACAGGTGGTTTTGAGCAAGCGAGTGAGTTGATTTCACTTATTCTTCCTGTATGGATCATGAAACCTGGGGCATGATAaaaggtgtggggaaaagggagacGGGAGCAGGAGGCAAGCATGAGGTACGGGGGAGGGAAGACTTCTCAGGCCAGACTCCCTCCCCACGCTGATCTAGGCCAGGTTCTTCGTGACATGTTCCCCTAGGACTGTGTTGCTCTCCTGTCGGGCTCTTCTCTCCTGCTGAGATTCTGTATCCACTGGGTGCTTATTTGTTTaatgtctgtctcctgcattgatggggGTGTGTGCACGGAGGTGCAGCATCTCTGTCATCAGCACTGTGCTTGGCATGCAGCAGTTATTTCAGAAATATCTTTTATAGAAGTGAACGTATGGgcacttacctggtggtccagtggttaagaatctgccttccattgCAAGCAGGGGACCCAGGTACCATCCTGGGTCTCACAACAGGGCTCACAACAAAAAGCCCTCATCCTGAAACAAATACCcagtgcagttaaaaaaaaaaaatgaatgaatgaatgaatgaatggagatcgttgttgttcagtcactcagtcatgtccaactctttctgaccccatggactgcagtgcaccaggcttccctgtccttcactatctctgggagtttgctcaaaactcaTGGAAATTAATAGGCTACTGATTTGATCCCCTATAAAAGGTCCAGGGGAAAACAGGAAGGAGCATGGAGTAATCTCCCTAGGGGCCAAGTGTTGGGTTCCCTAGTGAAAAGTGCATCCATCTGAATGGGAAGAAGTTAGTGggggcctccctgtctaccaTCCCCTGTCGAGTGCTGAGTCAGATCTGGGATAGA
This region includes:
- the LOC102271967 gene encoding protein S100-A12, which produces MTKLEDHLEGIINIFHQYSVRVGHFDTLNKRELKQLITKELPQTLQNTKDQPTIDKIFQDLDADKDGAVSFEEFVVLVSRVLKTAHIDIHKE